From Triticum urartu cultivar G1812 chromosome 2, Tu2.1, whole genome shotgun sequence, a single genomic window includes:
- the LOC125538538 gene encoding uncharacterized protein LOC125538538, whose product MPSPNPSKLFWWAQNSGPSPAHGQAHRPRPWILGPTGPGRRWPGGLLFGIERSSYRFADAPGERRTLAGVAQCFRRRRSLDLGMNPQQEDPRENPEKLKLTKVLTEAVKCAQALKTDELIADTRVKEAFAELVNEVYPRLPESLQDQLLVDFKLNILRRAQEKNTPPAELMDGEQKKNFLRKKGARTNTLWIIEKLVLLVGVCCFMYLMSFYVTGY is encoded by the exons ATGCCAAGCCCAAACCCATCCAAGCTCTTCTGGTGGGCTCAAAACtcaggcccgagcccggcccacGGGCAAGCCCATCGGCCTAGGCCCTGGATTTTAGGGCCGACAGGGCCGGGCCGGAGATGGCCAGGTGGTCTGCTATTCGGGATCGAGCGCTCCTCCTACCGGTTCGCCGACGCTCCAGGGGAAAGGCGAACTTTAGCCGGAGTAGCGCAGTGCTTCCGGCGGCGCAG GTCACTGGATTTGGGCATGAATCCCCAGCAGGAAGATCCAAG AGAGAATCCAGAGAAGCTAAAGTTGACCAAAGTGTTGACTGAGGCAGTGAAGTGTGCACAAGCTCTCAAGACTGATGAATTGATTGCTGACACCAGAGTTAAGGAAGCTTTTGCAGAGCTGGTGAATGAAGTGTACCCGCGTCTACCTGAGAGCCTACAGGATCAACTGCTTGTTGACTTCAAACTCAACATCCTCCGTCGAGCGCAAGAGAAAAATACTCCTCCGGCTGAGTTGATGGATGGTGAACAGAAGAAGAACTTCCTCAGGAAAAAAGGAGCTCGTACCAATACCTTGTGGATTATAGAAAAGCTAGTCCTGTTAGTCGGCGTATGCT